Below is a window of Cheilinus undulatus linkage group 8, ASM1832078v1, whole genome shotgun sequence DNA.
ATTAATGGCAACCTTCAGAAAAGTTGGTGAAACTGGTGAGGAGAGAGGGAAACCAACTttggcaaaaatgaagaaaaaaaaacaacatccccagcttcaccaacactCCTTCCTCTGCCAGtaatgatatcatcctttaagtctataaaacattcagtCCTCCGCCTGTGAAGATATCATCCTTTTAAAAACTTATAAATCATTCCATCCCCTGCCTGTGATATGGTCATTCTTAAAATCTTATAAATCATTCCATCCCCTGCCTGTAATGATGTCAttcataaaagtttaaaatattccatcctctgcctgtgatgatgtcatccttttaagctcataaaacattccatcctctgcctgtgatgatgtcatcgtttagagcttaaaaaacattccatcctctgcctgtgatgatttcatccttttaagcttataaaacattccatcctctgcctatgatgatgtcatccttaaaaggATGTAAATCCTTGTGTGCTGTCAGTGTGTTGTTAATGTGTATTgatgtgtatatgtgtgtttaGAAGTGTGTATTAATGTTGTCAGTGTGTATCaatgtgtatatgtgtgtttactggtgtgtgttgatgtgtatATGAGTGTGTTTAAGTGTGTATTAATGTTGTTAGTGCGTAttgatgtgtgcatgtgtgtttattaGTGTGTATTGCTAatatgtgtgtgtattagtgtgtattTATGCTCTGCTGCTGACAGCGGCTTATCATCATTGCTACGAGTTTCTGAAGAACTTCTGCTCTCATTTTGCTGATCTGTAGAACTTCTTCATGGTTCACCTTCTCCTCATGGCTGTAGTCCAGAGACACCTACAGTAAGACAACGGTACTGCAGTCAGGCTGTGGTTTAGTAACAGATCAGTGGGGTTGTAGCTGGATTATTTTGGGATTACTGTTGGATTatagttggattgtagtcagaTTGTAGCTGGATTAAAGTCACATTATAGTGGGATTAAAATCAGATTATGATGGGATTACAGTAAAATTACAGACAGTAGTTGGATTACAGTCAGATTGTAGTGGTATTATAGACTGATAATAGTTGAACTATAATCAGAATGTAGTTGGATTAATGTCAGATACTAGATTACAGTTGGATTGATTCTAGGTGCGTTATAGTAAAATAGTAGttggattaaagtcagattaaagtTGGATTAAATTTAGATCATAATAAAATCATAGTTGGATTATAGTTAGATAATAATTGGAGAAAAGTCAGATTAAAGTTGGTTAACAGTCAGGTTATAGTTGGATTATTGTATGATTATTttaggtttatagtctgataattttttttattattttcagattaaagaCACACTGTAGCTGTATCATAGTCAGAGTATAGTTAGATTATTGTTAAACTGGAGTTGTAGTATAGTTGGATCAAGTTGTGTTGTATTCAGATTATAGTTGGAATTTAGCAACATCATAGTCAGATTACAATTGGAATTATACTCAAATTGTTATCACACATTGTTGTATTGTAATACTATAATTGGATTAAAGCCAGATTATAGTCAGATTATGGCTTAATTATatttagattaaagtcagattattgtaaattattattatagCTAGATTATAATTTGATTattgtcagattatagttagaCCTTGTTGGTGATGAGCGACAGGCCCAGCACTCTCAATCCACAGTGTTTTGCCACAGTCACTTCAGGTACGGTGCTCATCCCTGTTGAAGAAGATAAAGAATGGCTTACCTGCGTTTACcttctttatttgtttacttcaagtttttaaaaaacagtcaaaagttCAAGGAACCGTTTGGCAGGAATTTAAAACACCTCCAGGAACTGGTATAATCTCGATCCATTACAGAAAGTGTGAAATCACTCATCTTAGGTTTAGTTTAGATGAACCGTTAGCTGAGCTGGTTTAGTTTAGATGAACCGTTAGCTGAGCTGGTTTAGTTTAGATGAACTGTTAGCTGAGTTGGTTTGGCCCATTTGTGCTGGTGTGACAGCTGTCAGTTAAACCCTGGGAACCTAACTCTGGGCTTTTCTGGACTTTTAGAAGGAATCAAGCATTTTAACAATCAAGACAACTCGTGTCATGTCACAGATCCATATTGAAAGACTCTTCTGGAAGGTTGGGAGAAGCTAGTCTGTCTTACCCACAGAGTCACAGCCCAGGATCAGAAGCATTCTGGCCTCAGCGATGGTCTCAAAGTTTGGCCCGCTCACCATGCAGTACACGCCCTCTCTGATGAAGTCACTGCAGCCCAGCTCTGACCCCGCCTCCATTGCCAGCCGCCGCAGATCCTTACTGTACGCATCAGACATGCATGGAAATCTGATCCCAAAGCTGCAGACACACAGATGATGGCTGTTTCGACAATTTCTTgaggtttgatttttattttttaattttcaatttattttttttattttatttgtgcctttttagatagaggaggacagtggatagagttggaaacagggtcaagagttggggagagacatgcggtaaagggcctcaggccagattcgaaccgcccacgtacatgggagGCGCCTTTAACCAgaaggccacctgctcccctgaGGTTTGATTTTTCTACAGGAGTGAGTGCTCTGTCTGAGTAGTAAATCTTTGGCTGTTCTGCCAGCATATGGCTGTTTTAGTTCTGAACAGTAGAGGCGGTCAAACTAGTCGTTGTTTGGTCATACCTGGCAACTAGATGGCGGTGGTTGTGTGTATTGGTGGTTGTCTTACTACTCATCATAGAGTCTTTATGGTGGTAGTTGCCTGTTTTGGTGGTCTTGTCTTACCATGCATCGCTTGGTCTGTGTGGCAGTAGTTGTCTGTATTGGAGGTTCTGTCTTACCGCCTATTGTTGGGTCTGTATGGCGGTAGTTGTCTGTATTGGAGGTTCTGTTTTACCACCTATTGTTGGGTCTGTATGGCGGTAGTTGTCTGTATCGGTGGATCTGTCTAACCGCTTATCATTTGGGTCTTCATGGGGGTAGTTGTCTGTAATGGAGCTCTCTGTCTTACCCCTAATCATTGGGTCTTTATGGCGGTAGTTGTCTGTAATGGTGGTTCTGTCTAACTGCTAATCATTAGGTCTTTATGGTAGTACTTTTCTATATTGGTAGATCTGCCTAACTGCTCATCATTGGGTCTGTATAGGGGTAGTTGTCTGTATTGGAGGTTCTGTCTTACCACCTATTGTTGGGTCTGTATGGCGGTAGTTGTCTGTTTTAGTGGTTCTGTCTAATGGCTCATCATTTGGGTCTTCATGGCGGTAGTTGTCTGTAATGGTGGATCTGCCTAACTGCTCATCATTGGGTCTTTATGGCGGTAGTTGTCTGTATTGGTGGTTCTGTCTTAATGCTAATCATTAGGTCTTTATGGTAGTACTTTTCTGCATTGGTGGATCTGCCTAACTGCTCATCATTTGGGTCTTCATTGTGATAGTTGTCTGTATTGGTGGTTCTGTCTTACCACCTATTGTTGGGTCTGTATGGCGGTAGTTGTCTGTTTTAGTGGTTCTGTCTAATGGCTCATCATTTGGTCTTCATGGCGGTAGTTGTCTATAATGGTGGATCTGCCTAACTGCTCATCACTGGGTCTTTATGTCAGTAGTCTTTTTTGGTGTTTGTGTCTTACCGTTCGTCGTTGGGTCCACACAGCGGATGTTGTCCAGCAAAGCCCGGCAGGTTGATGTGGTCTTTGATGATCATGATGTCACCCACTTTGAAGTCTGGACAGATTCCACCAGAAGCATTGGTCACCAGCAAAGACTCCGCCCCCATCAGCTTAAAGATCCTGATAGGGAAAGTGACCTTAGATGGAACACAGTTCAGAATCCTTGAGTCAGAGGTTAAGAGAAAATCCCTTTAGAATATTATGTTCGCAAGAACTCGATTCAATCTGTGGCCTTTATCAGATGaagatgaccctgatgaaggtctGATAAAGGGATGCCggagctctctgtctctctctactGGCCATTGGTCATAAAGTGGTTGGGGGCCCATAAGGGGCCATGTGTTTGGTTATGTTGGGGCCCTATACCTGAGACTGAGGGGCCCTATAGCTGAGACTGAGGGGCCCTATATCTGAGACTGATTGGCCTTTTACTCAGTTGGTGTCCTGTACATCAGTCACGTGgatctgtttctgtctctaatGTTCCTGATATCAAAGGAACCAGATGCCAGGATCTGATAAGTCGACTGTAGAACCAGAGACTGGTCCCTCAGAGACACTCTGAGTCCCCAGTGCATGCTGGGTAGACCTGGGGTGGTCTGAGAGACTTACCTGGCAGAGTGAGTAACCCTCATACAGGTGAAAATGGCCCTGCATGAACACACAGGAAGTGTCCTCGATTGTCCCAAACACCAGGCACCCCTCATGACCCgccactgagagagagagagagagagagagagagagagagagagagagagagagttattgacattttgaatatttttaattcacCTCAGAATGTAGAAGATCCTCCTCCTTGTTACAACAAAAGCTCCTTCTTTCTGTCTTGGTACCAACTCCTTTTTGCAACACACATGTGGAAAATACTGCTTTCACTCAGAGTAGCACTTCATAATATATATACCAAACAAAcaactaaatgaataaatcaatcaataagaGAAAGAGCTTGTGAGAGTCTAAGATAAAGGTGTTGGACAAGAAAAGATGAGAATTAGAGGAAACAAGCCACGCCCCCAAAGCGCCCCTCCATCCAGCCGGGTGGGCAGGTCTGACTCACCTGTGCTGACGGGGAAGTTGGGGATGTCCTGGTACCTGAAGGTCTGCTTGTTGGAGGCTCCATCAGCCAGCAGGCCCAGTCCTGAGCCACAGATCACTGCAACCTTTGGACGGTGGCTGGTGTGGTTCAACAGCCACTCTGTGGTCAGCTTATAGTTCtcgaaggagcagcagctggagGCAGGGGCGGGGTTATAACGGGGTGTTAAATGTAGGGAATGACGACTGTCATCAATCAAACTCAGCATGGATGAAGGTCAATCACCTAAATTCTCACGGTGTTGCTGAACACTCTTCaactctgcttttattttgaaggtggaCTAAGTATGGTGCTGACTGATAACCTGCTGCATGGTCAGCAGCTGCTAGGACAACAGGAAACAGCTAACTGAAAATGACTATTGCTGCTGTCATCACATGAAGGAAGAAGGCTTTGAGAGTCTGAATATGACAAGATGAACAGCAGAATAATTAGTCCATGACTATTGATCCTTTCTGACTATGCCTCTAATAATTATACAGGTTTTAACAATCAATAAAAAACTTTCTATTAAAAGTACCAAAGACAAACCCTACGGGTCTGCAGTCAGAGAAAGAGAGCTCGCTCTCAGCTGCAGGACAGAGCTGGAAATGGTTTAGTGGATTTTTTGAAGTTGCTGAGTGAGCAGATTAATCTCAGACATGAAGAAGGGAAGAAGACGAAGGCACTGGATAAAACTGAACTTCAAACCAGAGTGGTTGTAAACGTTGGTGTTGGTGTTGCCTTACCAGGAGTTTCCTTTGCAGTGCATCGTCCCGTTGCAGagaccagagaagaagagaacgACCACGAAgagcacacagagacagactgaGTGTGCtcttctctgattggctgatcagaGGTCGTTGACTGTACTCttcagtgacctttgaccccatAGACTGTAAATTAAGGATTAAAGTTCAGCTAGATACctcagacaggaaacatggggctCAGAGTACACACTGACATGTGGATGTGAAGGTTCTGTATACAGAAGAACTACTATTACAGCCATCAGTGGTACTGAGAGTACAGTTACAGCTATGACTGTGGTACCAGTACTGATACATGTGTGTATACCTGCAATATTTAGGTGTCTGCCtgttgtgtatatgtgtgtaccTGTTGTGTGCCTACCTgttgtgtatatgtgtatacCTGTGGTGTATATGTCTATACCTGTCGTGTGTCTACCTGTGGTGTGTCTACCTGTGGTGTATATGTGTCTACctgttgtgtatgtgtgtatacctgttgtgtatgtgtgtatacctgttgtgtatatgtgtatacctgtggtgtatatgtgtatacctgttgtgtgtatgtgtatacctgttgtgtatatgtgtgtaccTATTGTGTATACGTGTGTACCTATTGTGTATATGTGTACCTgttgtgtatatgtgtatacctgttgtgtatatgtgtgtacctgttgtgtatatgtgtgtacccgttgtgtatatgtgtgtacctgttgtgtatatgtgtatacctgttgtgtatatatgtgtatacctgttgtgtatatgtgtgtacctgtggtgtatatgtgtatacctgttgtgtatatgtgtatacctgttgtgtatatgtgtgtaccTGTTGTGTATATGTGTAAACCTgttgtgtatatgtgtatacctgtggtgtatatgtgtatacctgttgtgtatatgtgtgtacctattgtgtatatgtgtgtacctgttgtgtatatgtgtatacatgttgtgtatatgtgtatacctgtggtgtatatgtgtatacctgttgtgtatatgtgtgtacctattgtgtatatgtgtgtacctgttgtgtatatgtgtatacctgttgtgtatatgtgtgtacctgttgtgtatatgtgtgtacctattgtgtatatgtgtgtacctattgtgtatatgtgtatacctgttgtgtatatgtgtatacctgtggtgtatatgtgtatacctgttgtgtatatgtgtatacctgttttgtatatgtgtgtacctgttgtgtatatgtgtatacctgtggtgtatatgtgtatacctgttgtgtatatgtgtgtacctattgtgtatatgtgtgtacctgttgtgtatatgtgtatacctgttgtgtatatgtgtgtacctgttgtgtatatgtgtatacctgttgtgtatatgtgtgtacctattgtgtatatgtgtgtacctgttgtgtatatgtgtatacctgtggtgtatatgtgtatacctattgtgtatatgtgtgtacctattgtgtatatgtgtgtaccTATTGTGTATATGCGTGTACCTgttgtgtatatgtgtatacCTGTTGTGTAAACCTGTTGTGTGTCTACTTGTTGTGTATATGTGTCTACCTATTGTGTATATGTATGTACCtattgtgtatatgtgtgtaccTGTTGTGTATATGTGTCTACCTGTGGTGTAAATGTGTATACCTGTTGTGTAGGTGTGTACctgttgtgtatttgtgtatacCTGTTGTGTATATGAGTACACCTGGTGTGTATATGTCTAAACCTGTTGTGTGTCTACCtgttgtgtatatgtgtgtaccTGTTGTGTATATCtgttgtgcatttgtgtgttaaCCTGATATAAAGGGATGCAGAGCTGTGTCACTGTGGGAACACTGCTGGTGGAATCCAGCACATTGGTTACCATGGAAACTGTGTTTCCATAATAGCAACAgcgtgttagtgtgtgtttgtgtgtgtgctctgcAGGACTTTATTTTTGTAAGCAGACCaggagttaaaaaaacaaacattataaTAACTATTAATAATAACATTCTTATTTTAACTGTTAATAATTACACAATCATCCTAACTATTTACATTAACACTATTATCATAACTATTAACATCAACACTATTATCATAACTATTAACAATAACACTATTATCATAACTATTAACATTAACACTATTATCATAACTATTAACATTAACACTATTATCATAAGTATTAACAATAACACTATTATCATAACTATTAACAATAACACTATTATCATAACTATTAACATTAACACTATTATCATAACTATTAACATTAACACTATTATCATAACTATTAACATCAACACTATTATCATAACTATTAACAATAACACTATTATCATAACTATTAACATCAACACTATTATCATAACTATTAACATCAACACTATTATCATAACTATCAACATCAACACTATTATCATAACTATTAACATTAACACTATTATCATAACTATTAACATTAACACTATTATCATAAGTATTAACATTAACACTATTATCATAACTATTAACATTAACGCTATTATGATAACTATTAACATAAACACTATTATCATAACTATTAACATTAACACTATTATCATAACTATTAACATTAACACTATTATCATAAGTATTAACATTAACACTATTATCATAACTATTAACATTAACGCTATTATGATAACTATTAACATAAACACTATTATCATAACTATTAACATTAACACTATTATCATAAGTATTAACATAAACACTATTATCATAACTATTAACATTAACACTATTATCATAAGTATTAACATAAACACTATTATCATAACTATTAACATTAACACTATTATCATAACTATTAACATTAACACTATTATCATAAGTATTAACATCAACACTATTATCATAACTATTAACATTAACACTATTATCATAACTATTAACAATAACACTATTATCATAACTATTAACATTAACACTATTATCATAACTATTAACATTAACACTATTATCATAACTATTAACATCAACACTATTATCATAACTATTAACAATAACACTATTATCATAACTATTAACATCAACACTATTATCATAACTATTAACATCAACACTATTATCATAACTATCAACATCAACACTATTATCATAACTATTAACATTAACACTATTATCATAACTATTAACATTAACACTATTATCATAACTATTAACATTAACACTATTATCATAACTATTAACATTAACACTATTATCATAACTATCAACATCAACACTATTATCATAACTATTAACATTAACACTATTATCATAACTATTAACATTAACACTATTATCATAACTATTAACATTAACACTATTATCATAACTATTAACATTAACGCTATTATGATAACTATTAACATAAACACTATTATCATAACTATTAACATTAACACTATTATCATAACTATTAACATTAACACTATTATCATAAGTTTTAACATTAACACTATTATCATAACTATTAACATTAACGCTATTATGATAACTATTAACATAAACACTATTATCATAACTATTAACATTAACACTATTATCATAAGTATTAACATAAACACTATTATCATAACTATTAACATTAACACTATTATCATAAGTATTAACATAAACACTATTATCATAACTATTAACATTAACACTATTATCATAACTATTAACATTAACACTATTATCATAAGTATTAACATAAACACTATTATCATAACTATTAACATTAACACTATTATCATAACTATTAACATTAACACTATTATCATAACTATTAACATTAACActattatcattactattaaCATTAACGCTATTATGATAACTACTAACATTAACACTATTATCATAACTATTAACATTAACACTATTATCATAACTATTAACATTAACACTTTTATCCTAactattaatattaataaaattaaaattactaGGAACTattattgtgttattttaaatataaacattaaGACTCTTACAAACATTAATGGGAATAATTTTATCGTAACtattcattttaacatttttttaaaaatcacaataataataatttcataaatgttaatataaatgaaattaatctgaataataacaTTAGTATTTATAATTCTATCATTAGAAgtattaataataatacatttactgtAACATTAATTTGAATCCTCCTATCTTAATAATACTCTTACCATAACTATAAATAAAacttgtgatgatgatgataactGATGTGATAATTATTgtgatggtggtgatggtgatgatgatgataattattgtgatgatggtggtggtgatgatgatgatgatgattattgtgatggtggtggtggtgatgatgatgatgatgataattattgtgatgatgatggtggtggtggtgatgatgaggatgatgataattattgtgatgatggtggtggtgatgatgaggatgatgataattattgtgatgatggtggtggtgatgatgatgatgataattattgtgatgatggtggtggtgatgatgatgatgataattattgtgatgatggtggtgatgatgaggatgatgataattattgtgatgatggtggtggtggtggtgatgatgatgatgataattgttgtgatgatggtggagatgatgatgatgatgatgataattattgtgatgatgatggtggtggtggtggtgatgatgatgatgatgataataattgtgatgatgatggtggtggtggtggtggtaaggatgatgatgattgttgtgatgatggtggtggtggtgatgatgatgataatttttgtgatgatggtggagatgatgatgatgatgataattgttgtgatgatggtggagatgatgatgatgatgatgattgttgtgatgatggtggtggtggtgatgatgatgatgataattgtTGTGATGATGGTGGAgttgatgatgataatgataactGTTGTGATGATGGTGgagttgatgatgatgatgataattgttgtgatgatggtggagatgatgataatgatgataattgttgtgatgatggtggtggtggtggtgaggatgatgatgattgttgtgatgatggtggtggtggtgatgatgatgatgatgataattgttgtgatgatggtggagatgatgatgatgatgatgattgttgtgatgatggtggtggtggtggtgatgatgatgatgataattattgtgatgatgatggtggtggtggtggtggtgaggatgatgatgattgctgtgatgatggtggtggtggtgatgatgatgatgataattgttgtgatgatggtggagatgatgatgatgatgataattgttgtgatgatggtggtgatgatgaggatgatgataaTTGTTGTGATGATGgtggagatgatgatgatgatgataattgttgtgatgatg
It encodes the following:
- the pnp4b gene encoding purine nucleoside phosphorylase 4b; translated protein: MHCKGNSCCCSFENYKLTTEWLLNHTSHRPKVAVICGSGLGLLADGASNKQTFRYQDIPNFPVSTVAGHEGCLVFGTIEDTSCVFMQGHFHLYEGYSLCQVTFPIRIFKLMGAESLLVTNASGGICPDFKVGDIMIIKDHINLPGFAGQHPLCGPNDERFGIRFPCMSDAYSKDLRRLAMEAGSELGCSDFIREGVYCMVSGPNFETIAEARMLLILGCDSVGMSTVPEVTVAKHCGLRVLGLSLITNKVSLDYSHEEKVNHEEVLQISKMRAEVLQKLVAMMISRCQQQSINTH